A single Pristis pectinata isolate sPriPec2 chromosome 6, sPriPec2.1.pri, whole genome shotgun sequence DNA region contains:
- the ncl gene encoding LOW QUALITY PROTEIN: nucleolin (The sequence of the model RefSeq protein was modified relative to this genomic sequence to represent the inferred CDS: inserted 2 bases in 1 codon; deleted 4 bases in 3 codons; substituted 1 base at 1 genomic stop codon) produces MVKLVKAGKKQAKPKKAAPPPPPEDFEESTSEEESEEEELPAPPVKKTATPTAKATPQSINKKNGKAVKKESSEDEEDDEEDDESEEESEEEKPVTKKATNLVEEEAEEDDEDDEEDDDDEEEDAPKVKKAGLVKVEEQEEEEDDDDEEEEEEDDEDDEEEEEEAEEVAVPVKAGKRKKEEQKPVTPAKKQKTGSCAAFSLFVGNLNSERTFEELKKALXTTSSLKRNLQFAAVRIGSSRKFGYVDFETEEQLEKALEFNGNKVLGQVVKLDKARSKENSQDRDCRTFVKNLPFKITQDDLREIFEDAIDIRIPAARDGSGTRGIAYIEFETEATAEMVLKQKQGIDVEGRSIIVDYAGTKSTFNAKVGKRGSDTLMVNNLAYSATEMTLQNIFEKSIXLIKIPEKNGKPRGFAIVKFESIEDAKEALESHNNTEIEGRTVRLEFNQGQRGGDVSKTLFIRGLSDDTTEETLKEAFEGAASARIVTDRDSGKSKGFGFVDFTSEEDAKSAKEMMEDGEIDGCKITLDFARPKNESQRGGGGGGGGRGFGRGGRGRGGLVAEVGVAEVVVGVDLEDSEVERWVVLKERK; encoded by the exons GCAGGTAAAAAGCAAGCAAAACCCAAAAAAGcagcaccacctccacccccGGAGGATTTTGAAGAGTCCACTTCTGAAGAGGAAAGTGAAGAAGAG GAATTACCAGCACCTCCTGTTAAAAAGACTGCCACTCCAACTGCTAAAGCAACCCCACAGTCCATCAACAAAAAGAATGGCAAAGCTGTAAAAAAAGAGAGCAGTGAAGATGAGGAAGATGATGAAGAGGACGATGAATCTG AAGAAGAATCTGAAGAAGAAAAACCTGTGACCAAGAAAGCTACTAATTTGGTTGAAGAAGAAGCTGAAGAGGATGATGAGGATGATgaggaggatgatgatgatgaggaggaagATG CACCCAAAGTGAAAAAAGCTGGGTTGGTAAAAgttgaggagcaggaggaggaggaggatgatgatgatgaagaggaggaggaggaggatgatgaagatgatgaggaggaggaagaggaagctgAGG AGGTAGCTGTGCCAGTGAaagcaggaaagagaaaaaaagaagagCAGAAGCCAGTGACACCAGCTAAGAAACAGAAGACTGGCAGTTGCG CAGCCTTTTCACTTTTTGTTGGAAACCTGAACTCTGAAAGAACTTTTGAAGAATTGAAGAAAGCACTCTGAACGACTTCTTCACTAAAAAGAAACTTACAGTTTGCAGCTGTCCGAATTGGATCTAGCAG GAAATTTGGTTATGTGGATTTTGAGACTGAAGAACAACTGGAAAAGGCATTGGAGTTCAATGGCAACAAAGTGCTGGGGCAGGTAGTCAAACTCGATAAAGCACGCAGCAAGGAAAACAGTCAAg ACAGGGATTGCAGAACAT TTGTAAAGAACCTTCCATTCAAGATAACTCAGGATGATCTCAGGGAGATCTTTGAAGATGCTATT GACATTAGGATTCCTGCTGCTCGTGATGGTTCAGGAACTCGTGG CATTGCATATATTGAATTTGAAACTGAAGCTACTGCAGAAATGGTGTTGAAACAGAAACAAGGCATTGATGTTGAGGGTCGGTCCATCATTGTTGACTACGCTGGCACTAAGAGCACATTTAATGCAAAAGTGGGCAAGCGCG GTTCTGATACACTCATGGTAAATAATTTGGCATATTCTGCCACTGAAATGACCCTtcagaatatttttgaaaaaagcaT ATTAATCAAAATACCAGAGAAGAATGGCAAACCAAGAGG ATTTGCAATTGTAAAGTTTGAATCAATTGAGGATGCCAAAGAAGCCCTTGAAAGTCACAACAATACAGAAATTGAAGGC AGAACGGTGAGATTAGAATTCAACCAAGGACAAAGAGGTGGTGATG TCAGCAAGACCTTATTTATTCGTGGCCTTTCTGATGACACAACTGAAGAAACATTAAAAGAAGCCTTTGAAGGAGCTGCAAGTGCAAGAATTGTGACAGACAGAGATTCTGGAAAATCAAAAGG TTTTGGCTTTGTGGACTTCACGTCAGAAGAAGATGCAAAATCAGCTAAGGAAATGATGGAAGATGGAGAAATCGATGGATGCAAAATTACACTAGACTTCGCTCGACCCAAGAATGAAAGCCAgcgaggtggtggtggtggtggtggtggtcgaGGTTTTGGAAGAGGTGGAAGAGGTCGAGGTGGATTGGTGGCAGAGGTCGGGGTGGCCGAGGTGGTGGTCGGGGTGGATTTGGAG GATTCAGAGGTGGAAAGATGGGTAGTCctcaaggaaagaaaataa